In Gaiellales bacterium, the following are encoded in one genomic region:
- a CDS encoding glycerol-3-phosphate dehydrogenase/oxidase → MSAGALGPEARERAVQRFGVERFDIAVVGGGITGVGIALDAATRGLSVALVEAGDIAGETSSRSSKLIHGGLRYLEMLDIGLVREALSERRLLLTRIAPHLVRPVPFLFTLTRRVWERPYVGAGLLLYDSMGGARHLPRARHLSRRKALRAAPALRPDALTGAVVFHDCQEDDALYAAYVARTASAHGAAIATRMRAVGVMRGSDGRVQGLDLRDEESGGGLELRARHVVAAVGGATDRFLELVTGRPSELLRPSKGIHLLVPRAAIAARPGIFMRTEKSIFHAIPWGDAHWLLGDTDTAWDGGPDDVVASGADRDYVLDKINSVVRTPVRAEDVCGVLAGLRPLVAAGGGDDTTKLSRSHRLFRPADGMTAIAGGKYTTYRVMARDAVDAAARDLSGAAPSRTEEVPLVGAEGAGAGAPARVPDEHAALLRRRHGGCAEEVAALAAGDSELAVPIAGAERYLRAEAVHAVTHQGARDLDDVLARRIRIALEVPDQGRTAAADVAPFVGRALGWSAAETAERVASYVRLRDAGAAALEARTDADARARFAAILAGAPPHPPNGR, encoded by the coding sequence GTGAGCGCCGGCGCGCTCGGGCCCGAGGCGCGCGAACGGGCCGTCCAGCGGTTTGGCGTCGAGCGGTTCGACATCGCCGTTGTCGGGGGAGGCATCACCGGCGTCGGGATCGCGCTCGACGCGGCGACGCGGGGGCTCTCCGTGGCGCTGGTCGAGGCCGGCGACATCGCCGGCGAGACGTCGAGCCGGTCGAGCAAGCTGATCCACGGTGGCCTGCGCTACCTCGAGATGCTGGACATCGGCCTCGTCCGCGAGGCGCTGTCCGAGCGCCGCCTCCTGCTCACCCGGATCGCCCCTCACCTGGTGCGGCCGGTGCCGTTCCTGTTCACGCTCACGCGGCGCGTCTGGGAGCGGCCGTACGTGGGCGCCGGGCTGCTGCTGTACGACTCGATGGGCGGAGCGCGGCACCTTCCGCGCGCGCGGCACCTGTCGCGGCGAAAGGCGCTGCGCGCGGCTCCGGCGCTTCGGCCCGACGCGCTGACCGGCGCGGTCGTGTTCCACGACTGCCAGGAGGACGACGCGCTTTACGCCGCGTACGTCGCGCGGACGGCCTCGGCGCACGGGGCGGCGATCGCGACGCGCATGCGGGCGGTCGGGGTCATGCGCGGCAGCGACGGCCGCGTCCAGGGGCTCGACCTGCGCGACGAGGAGTCGGGCGGGGGACTGGAGCTGCGGGCGCGGCACGTCGTGGCGGCGGTGGGAGGCGCCACGGACCGGTTCCTCGAGCTCGTGACGGGCCGTCCGTCGGAACTGCTCCGTCCGTCCAAGGGCATCCACCTGCTGGTGCCGCGGGCGGCGATCGCCGCGCGGCCGGGGATCTTCATGCGCACCGAGAAGAGCATCTTCCACGCGATCCCGTGGGGCGACGCCCACTGGCTGCTGGGAGACACCGACACCGCGTGGGACGGCGGCCCCGACGACGTGGTCGCCAGCGGGGCCGACCGCGACTACGTGCTGGACAAGATCAACAGCGTGGTGCGAACACCGGTCAGGGCCGAGGACGTGTGCGGGGTGCTCGCCGGCCTGCGGCCGCTGGTCGCCGCCGGCGGGGGCGACGACACCACGAAGCTGTCACGGAGCCACCGCCTGTTCCGGCCGGCGGACGGGATGACCGCGATCGCGGGCGGGAAGTACACGACGTACCGCGTGATGGCGCGTGACGCGGTCGACGCGGCTGCCCGTGACCTGAGCGGCGCGGCGCCGTCGCGCACGGAGGAGGTGCCGCTGGTGGGTGCGGAGGGCGCGGGGGCGGGGGCGCCGGCCCGCGTCCCGGACGAGCACGCGGCGCTGCTTCGGCGACGTCACGGAGGGTGCGCGGAGGAGGTGGCCGCTCTGGCGGCGGGCGACTCCGAGCTGGCGGTGCCGATCGCGGGTGCAGAGCGCTATCTGCGCGCCGAGGCGGTGCACGCCGTCACGCACCAGGGCGCGCGCGACCTGGACGACGTGCTCGCGCGGCGGATCCGCATCGCGCTCGAGGTGCCGGATCAGGGGCGCACCGCGGCGGCGGACGTGGCGCCGTTCGTCGGCCGCGCGCTGGGATGGTCGGCGGCCGAGACGGCCGAGCGGGTCGCGTCCTACGTGCGCCTGCGCGACGCGGGGGCAGCGGCGCTCGAGGCGCGGACGGACGCGGACGCACGCGCCCGGTTCGCGGCGATCCTCGCCGGTGCGCCGCCGCACCCGCCGAACGGCCGGTAG
- a CDS encoding 2TM domain-containing protein, producing the protein MAHTQDIDEVVGPTADDLRDLAVRRLKKRRDFHAHLFAYAVINAMVWAIWAITGDGYPWPAWLTLGWGIGLIFNAWDVFMRRPITEDDIRHEVDRLSRPT; encoded by the coding sequence ATGGCACACACACAGGACATCGACGAGGTCGTCGGCCCCACGGCGGATGACCTCCGCGACCTGGCCGTCCGCCGGCTCAAGAAGCGGCGGGACTTCCACGCGCACCTCTTCGCCTACGCCGTCATCAACGCGATGGTGTGGGCGATCTGGGCGATCACCGGCGACGGATATCCGTGGCCCGCCTGGCTCACGCTGGGATGGGGCATCGGGTTGATCTTCAACGCGTGGGACGTCTTCATGCGGCGGCCGATCACGGAGGACGACATCCGGCACGAGGTCGACCGGCTCTCGCGCCCGACCTGA
- a CDS encoding FGGY family carbohydrate kinase has translation MNGPASRGVVLAVDQGSSSTRCVAYDDRMRVVGTAVSPVATSRPGPGMVEHDPVALLDGVLAVLDEARAGSEVAAVGIANQTETFVVWDAETGDAVSPLISWQDQRAEQEARARDGHADGVTALTGLPLDPTFSAPKLAWLFERDAGLLRRAEQGELLVGDVACWLAWKLSGGAAHVTEPSNASRSLLLDLDALHWDAWLCDLFGVTGTMLPEVRRSDAPGVGTSGAVAGFEAPIAAMLGDQQAALYGQGCTRPRMAALTLGTGAFLWLNVGPERPDPPGGVLATAAWDTARGRAYALEAFGANAGNALSLLRQLGLLSGPPSPMPDWSRRRPVLVPAPAGLGTPRWHGADRITLLGAASTTTAGDLHGAAVAGIAHQIVDALEAQHAATAMDVIRVGGGLAADASLLQAVADLAGLELEVSSLLEASAHGIAVLAAEAAGVVAEAAAAPAVARTVAPRLDADGRERERDRWRRAVDVHVGERAAV, from the coding sequence GTGAACGGCCCGGCGTCACGCGGCGTCGTCCTGGCGGTCGACCAGGGCAGCTCGAGCACGCGCTGCGTGGCGTACGACGACCGCATGCGGGTGGTCGGGACGGCTGTGTCGCCGGTCGCGACGTCGCGGCCCGGCCCCGGGATGGTCGAGCACGATCCGGTCGCGCTCCTGGACGGCGTGCTGGCCGTGCTGGACGAGGCGCGCGCCGGGTCGGAGGTGGCTGCGGTCGGCATCGCGAACCAGACCGAGACGTTCGTGGTGTGGGACGCCGAGACGGGTGATGCGGTGTCGCCGCTGATCAGCTGGCAGGACCAGCGGGCCGAGCAGGAGGCGCGTGCGCGCGACGGGCATGCCGACGGGGTGACCGCACTGACGGGGCTCCCGCTCGATCCGACGTTCTCGGCGCCGAAGCTGGCGTGGCTGTTCGAGCGCGATGCCGGGCTGCTGCGGCGGGCCGAGCAGGGCGAGCTGCTCGTCGGCGACGTCGCATGCTGGCTTGCCTGGAAGCTGTCGGGCGGCGCTGCGCATGTGACCGAGCCCTCGAACGCGTCGCGCTCCCTGCTGCTGGACCTCGACGCGCTGCATTGGGACGCGTGGCTGTGCGACCTGTTCGGCGTCACCGGGACGATGCTGCCCGAGGTGCGCCGCTCGGATGCGCCCGGCGTGGGCACGAGCGGGGCCGTCGCCGGATTCGAGGCGCCGATCGCCGCGATGCTGGGAGATCAGCAGGCGGCGCTCTACGGGCAGGGCTGCACCCGGCCGCGGATGGCGGCGCTCACGCTCGGAACGGGCGCGTTCCTGTGGCTGAACGTTGGCCCAGAGCGTCCGGATCCGCCCGGCGGCGTGCTGGCCACGGCCGCCTGGGACACGGCCCGCGGCCGTGCGTACGCCCTGGAGGCGTTCGGGGCGAACGCCGGCAATGCGCTCTCGCTGCTGCGGCAGCTGGGGCTGCTCTCGGGCCCGCCGTCTCCAATGCCGGACTGGAGCCGCCGGCGCCCGGTGCTCGTCCCGGCCCCGGCCGGCCTCGGAACCCCGCGGTGGCACGGAGCCGACCGGATCACCCTGCTCGGCGCGGCCAGCACGACGACGGCCGGCGACCTGCACGGCGCGGCGGTGGCCGGCATCGCCCACCAGATCGTGGATGCGCTCGAAGCCCAGCACGCGGCCACGGCGATGGACGTGATCCGCGTCGGCGGTGGGCTGGCGGCGGACGCGTCGCTGCTACAGGCGGTTGCAGACCTGGCGGGGCTCGAGCTCGAGGTCTCGTCCCTGTTGGAGGCGAGCGCGCACGGCATCGCGGTGCTTGCCGCGGAGGCGGCCGGCGTGGTCGCTGAGGCTGCGGCCGCCCCGGCCGTTGCCCGGACGGTTGCCCCGCGGCTCGACGCAGACGGGCGCGAGCGCGAGCGCGACCGCTGGCGGCGGGCCGTGGACGTCCACGTCGGCGAGCGGGCGGCGGTGTGA
- a CDS encoding FAD-binding oxidoreductase, which yields MRETVDTAIIGAGIVGLATAHALTRDGAGTVAIFDRSWPGSGDSGRSFSMVRRHYSNAVVARLAMAGSRTIANWADEVGVADAGYVRCGYLLTVPDRLVDACRGNVEMLAGVGLDTRFLNPGDIADIDPELSTAGVAGAAYEPDGGFADAQKMCLGWFAAAASRGLRHHLGTTVRAVTVEHGRVTGVETDAGRVAAGRVVLATGAWANDLLEPLGARLPIELRRLQVAILRTAPGGPLPSAVVSDAVSNVVVRPDRGRQFCAVAYAGEDRLERADDCDHALSPGYLDAVRTGLRQRYPGLADFSLVRGFAGPYDVTPDWNPVIGPCPGIEGLYLAAGWSGHGFKLSPAVGEVIAAEVTGRTPPIDVSELRAERFAEGRLLRLAYGPGARA from the coding sequence GTGCGCGAGACGGTCGACACGGCGATCATCGGCGCCGGCATCGTCGGGCTGGCGACGGCGCACGCCCTGACCCGTGACGGCGCGGGAACGGTGGCGATCTTCGACCGCTCGTGGCCCGGGTCGGGCGACTCCGGGCGGTCGTTCTCGATGGTGCGGCGGCACTACTCGAACGCCGTGGTCGCCCGCCTCGCAATGGCCGGCTCGCGGACGATCGCGAACTGGGCCGACGAGGTAGGCGTGGCCGACGCGGGATACGTCCGCTGCGGGTACCTGCTGACGGTGCCGGACCGCCTGGTCGATGCCTGCCGCGGCAACGTCGAGATGCTCGCCGGGGTCGGCCTGGACACGAGGTTTCTGAACCCGGGCGACATCGCGGACATCGACCCGGAGCTGTCGACGGCCGGTGTGGCGGGCGCGGCGTACGAGCCGGACGGGGGGTTCGCCGACGCGCAGAAGATGTGCCTCGGCTGGTTCGCCGCCGCCGCGTCGCGCGGGCTGCGCCACCACCTCGGGACGACGGTGCGCGCGGTCACCGTCGAGCACGGCCGGGTGACCGGGGTGGAGACCGACGCCGGCCGCGTGGCGGCGGGGCGGGTGGTGCTCGCGACCGGTGCCTGGGCGAACGACCTGCTCGAGCCGCTCGGCGCGCGGCTGCCGATCGAGCTGCGGCGCCTGCAGGTCGCGATCCTCCGCACGGCGCCGGGCGGCCCGCTCCCCTCCGCGGTGGTGTCGGACGCCGTCAGCAACGTCGTGGTGCGGCCTGACCGCGGCCGCCAGTTCTGCGCCGTCGCGTATGCCGGCGAGGACCGGCTCGAGCGCGCGGACGACTGCGATCACGCTCTGTCGCCGGGGTACCTCGACGCGGTGCGCACGGGCTTGCGGCAACGCTACCCGGGGCTGGCCGACTTCTCGCTGGTGCGCGGATTCGCCGGGCCGTACGACGTGACACCCGACTGGAACCCCGTGATCGGGCCCTGCCCGGGCATCGAGGGGCTGTACCTGGCGGCCGGGTGGAGCGGGCACGGGTTCAAGCTCTCGCCCGCGGTCGGGGAGGTGATCGCGGCCGAGGTGACCGGCCGGACGCCGCCGATCGACGTCTCGGAGCTGCGCGCCGAGCGCTTCGCCGAGGGGCGCTTGCTGCGCCTCGCCTACGGGCCGGGTGCGCGCGCCTGA